GACGTGGACACCGCCGAGGCCGGCTGGCTGTTCGCCGCCGACGCGGCCAGCCCCAAGGGCCGCCAGCTGGCGCTCAGCCCGATGGCCGCGCTCAGCGTCTACTGGCCGCAGCTCGGGCGGCAGGTCCGGGTGCGCGGAGCCGTCGAGCCGGCGCCCGCCGCGGTGTCCGCGGACGAGTTCCGGCACCGCTCGCCCGGCGCCCGGGTGGCCTCCCTGGTCGGCCGGCAGAGCGAGCCGCTGGGCTCGCTCGCCGCCTACGACCTCGCCGCGGAGGAGGCCCAGCTGCTGCTGGACGCCGACCCGCAGCTGGTCGCCGCCGGGCACACGGTCTACGTGCTGCGCGCCCACGAGGTGGAGTTCTGGCAGGGCGACCCGGGCCGGCGGCACGTCCGGCTGCGGTACACCCGCACCGGGCTCGGCACCGGCCGGATCGCCTGGACGCACACCCTGCTCTGGCCCTGAGCCCGCCGGCGGCGGCCCGGCCCGGTCAGTCCGCCCGGTGCACCACCCGGCCGCCGACCACGGTGAGCCGGACCGGCGCGGCCGCGACCTCGTCGGCCGGCGCCGCCAGCGGGTCCACCCCGAAGGCGGTGAGGTCGGCGCGGTACCCGACCGCGATCCGGCCCGCCACGGCCTCCTCGCCGACCGCGCGCGCCGCGTGCGTGGTGCAGCCCTCCAGCGCCATCAGCGCGGTGAGCGCCTGCTCCGGCCGGACTGGCGCGGTGTCCGGCGAGCCCGCCGGGCGCCGCAGCCGCGCCGCGGCGAGCACCCCGCGCGCGTCGTAGCCGGAGATCGGCCAGTCCGAGCCGAGCACCAGGGTGGCGCCGGCCTCGCGGAGGTCGCGGCACCGCCAGGCGCGTTCGGCACGCTCGCGGCCCAGCCGCCGGGACCAGGCGTCCGTGCGGTCGGCGCGGGTGTACGCGCAGTGGCCCGGCTGCATGGAGGCGGCCACGCCGAGGGCGGCGAAGCGCGGCAGCTGGGCGTCGGGCACGGTCTCGATGTGCTCGATCCGGTGCCGTGCCCGGGGGTGCCGAGGGCCTCCACACCGTCCAGCACGTGCCGGACGCCCGCGTCGCCGATCGCATGGGTGGCGGTGGCGACGCCGGCCGCGTCCAGCCGGTGCAGCGCGCGGGTGTACTCGGCGGCGTCCGGCCAGAACGCGTCGGTGCCCTGGCCGTGGCAGTCGGGGTGCTCCAGCCAGGCGGTGCCGCCCTCGACGGTGCCGTCGATGAAGAACTTCACGCCGGCCACCCGCCAGTCCCGCCCGGCCTGCCGTTGCAGGGCGATCAGCCGGTCGACGCCCTCGTCGCCGTCGCCGGGCATGCACCACGGGTGGATGAGCAGCCGGACGGGCAGCGCGTCCCCGTCCTCGGCGGCGGCCAGCAGCTCCAGCGCGCCCGGGCTCTGCAGGTCCATCACGTGGCCGGTGGTGAGGCCGGTGGCGGCCATGCCGCGCAGCAGGTCGAGCAGCCGGGCGCGGCGTTCGGCGGCCGCGGGGGCGGGCACGAACGGCGTCACCAGGTCGATCGCGGCGTGCTCCACCAGGTGGCCGGTCGGCCGGCCGCCGGCGTCGCAGACCACCTCGGCACGCTGGGCGAACGGCCGCGGCCCGGTGATGCCGGCGATCTCCAGCGCCCGGCCGCTCACCAGCGCGGAGTGCGCGTCGTACAGCCGCAGGAAGGCCGGGACGGCACCGAGCACGTCGTCGATCGCGGTGCGGTCGATCGGGTGGTCCCTGAAGGTGTTGTGGTCCAGGTTCCAGCCGGTGACCCAGCCGCCGCGCGGTGTCGCCCGGGCGGCCTCGGCGAGGGCGGTGCGCAGCGCCGCCAGGTCGCGGCAGCCGGACAGGTCGAGCCCGGTGGCGACGTC
The Kitasatospora paranensis genome window above contains:
- a CDS encoding pyridoxine/pyridoxamine 5'-phosphate oxidase; the protein is MEAGVPDPQVMTLSTVDADGVPDARVLVLRDVDTAEAGWLFAADAASPKGRQLALSPMAALSVYWPQLGRQVRVRGAVEPAPAAVSADEFRHRSPGARVASLVGRQSEPLGSLAAYDLAAEEAQLLLDADPQLVAAGHTVYVLRAHEVEFWQGDPGRRHVRLRYTRTGLGTGRIAWTHTLLWP